Part of the Thermococcus celericrescens genome is shown below.
ACCGTAATGTACATCCCGGAGATTCTTGACTGGGACTTCCTGCCCCCAAGGATTTTGAACGACGGACTCGTAAAGGCCCACGCCGTGTTCTGGGACCCCGGAGAGAAGCTGAGCGTTTTCTTCAACACGACGTTCTACGCCGGCCTGCTGCTCCCGCTGGTCGTTCTATCACTCACGCTCGTTCTGAGCGAGTGGAGGGATGTCTCGTGAGGCTCATAAAAGCGTTCCTCCTGGCCCTGTTGCTCTTCACCCTCCTTTCATTTCCGCTCCAGGAAAAGGCCCTCAGGACATCAACCTCTGGCATTGTAAGCCAGGAGAGAGGTTTTGTGCTTCCCTCAGCAGGTGTTCTTCGCGTGACGACCAACGCCGGAAAGGGCGTGAATTACAGCGTTTCATTCTACGACCCAGAGGATAACAGGTTCCTCCTCAATGAGACTCCAAAGGGTCAGCTCAACGGGTACTTAAAAATTGAGCACGCCGGTTATTATTTCGCTCAGGTAACGAGTTACTATGCCCCGGTCACCTTAGCGTACAGGATGACTTCAAAGTACCCATCAAAGCGGATTTTGGAGATAAAATACTTTATCGGCGGAACTTCGGCGATACTGCTCGCATTACTGCTTTTTAGGGAGGGGAGAAGATGATCACTGCAGAAAACCTGAGCAAGCGTTTTGGAAAGCTCGTGGCCCTTGACTCGGTCAGTGTAGAGATCGGGAAGGGATTCACCCTTATCCTCGGCCCGAATGGCGGGGGCAAGAGCACTTTCCTGAACCTGTGCGCGGGCCTCTACAGGCCAAGCTCGGGGAGGATTGAGGTTCTCGGCGAGGCTCCGTGGAGCAACGAGGGGGTCAAGTCCAGGCTCGGCGTCTCCTTTGACCCGCCGTCACTCCCAAAGCACAGGGCCGGGCGGGAGTGGCTTGATTACATTGCAAGGTTCAAGGGAGCCGATGAGAGCGACGTTCTGGAAAGTGCTGAAATGTTCTCGGTTACGGGTTTTCTTGACAGGCGGATTGGCGAGTACTCCGCGGGTATGCTGAAGCGGCTTTCTTTGGCTCAAGCCTTCATCGGAAAACCCGAGTTAGTCCTTTTGGATGAGCCCCTTGCAAACCTCGACTTCAAAGGAATAAAGGAGGTCTCGGAGACGCTCGGAAAGCTCGCGAATGAGGGGTTGAACATCGTGGCAGTATCCCACATATGGCGTCCCCTTATCGGCTTTGCTGATGAGGTGGTGGTCATAGCCGCTGGAAAGGTGGTTCTGAAGGGCAGCCCCAAGGAGGTCATCACTCAGATTGAGGAGATATGAGGCCTGGCCCAGTCATTCCATAATTTTTGAGTATCCTCAAAACCTGCTCAGGGGGCAGTGCGTACCTCACACGCCCGTTTCCCTCGATGGTTCTGGCCTGAAGGAGTGCGTTGATTATAGCCTCTTCCGTGGCCTCGGCCGCCGCTCTAAAGAGCCGGCTCAGAGTGTTGTCCGGCAGGAAGCTGAGTAGATGGGCTTCCTTATCCAGCGGGACTGTCTGGGCGGTGGAGAAGGCCAGCACTACGTCACCGCTCCCGTGGTAGGCGTAGCCGCCGGTTCTCGCGAGCCCAACCACCGCCCTCTTTCCCAGCCTCCCGAGCTGCCTCGCGGTCAGGGGCGCGTTCGTGGCAACGACAATAGAGATGCTCCCCCTTCCAGAGGTTCCCCTGCCTGGGTAGTCTTTCAGCTCAAGGCCAACGGGGATGCCGGCGATCGTCAGGTCCTCCCTCCTGCCGAAGTTCGCTAAAACGAGGGAAGCAACCGTATACTCCTCGCCACCGATTTCAACGACCCTCGACGATGACCCCATCCCGCCCTTGAACTCGAAGGCGCTCATTCCAGTGCCAGCTCCAACCGAGCCTTCCTCAAAGTCGAGTTCCGCGTTTCCGAGTGCCTCAAAGTAGTGCTCCTCCCCCACGGCGAGCTTCCTTATGTTGTTCAGGTAGGAGTCGTTGCACTCCATCACGAGAGGAGAGACGCTCCTAAGCTCCGGATTCAGCCCGATCATGTGCTTAACCACCGCGCTCGCAACGGTGTAGACGCTCAGCGTGTTGGTTAACGCTATGGGTGTCTCAATGTAGCCCAGCTCATCAACCTGAACGAAGCCTATCGGCTTGGAGAAGCCGTTCATGACAAAAGTCGAGGCAAAAAGCCTCTCTCTGTAGGGGTTCTTGACGGGAGGAAGCAGAACGGTAACCCCGGTTCTGATGTCATCCCCCTCGATTATCGTCGAGTGGCCGACTTTAACGCCCAAATCCGCTATTGAGTTCCTTTTTCCGTGAGGGTGAAGCCCGATCTTTATCCCCAGCTCGGGAGCCTTCATGGTATCACCGGCGATAAATAACATGCCGGATTTAACAACCTTGCCCAATCAACGCTTATAAAGAGCAAAAACCGAGTTGTCACCATGGAGTCAAGGCTCTCGAAGCTCTTCCTGCTCATCCCTCTGATGTTCCTGGTCATCTTCTTCTACGTCCCGTTAGTTAGTATTCTAAAAACCGGCCTCTGGGAGAACGGCCTCACCCTTAAACACATCTCCGCCGTTCTGGCCAACGACTACCACAGACGCGTTATCCTCTTCACGATAGGGCAGGCGATAGCTTCAACCCTCCTTACCCTAGCACTCGGCCTTCCCGGGGCGTACATATTCGCCAAGTACGACTTTCCGGGAAAGGGCACCATAAAGGCAGTTTTAACCGTCCCCTTCGTCATGCCCAGTGTGATGGTCGCGTTGGGCTACATACTCCTCTTCGGAAAGAGCGGCTTCATAACCGGGCTCATCGGCCGCGATCTGGGCATAATCTACTCCTGGAAGGGCATCCTTCTTGCTCACGCCTTCTACAACTTTCCGATAGTTATACGCATGGTCTCGTCGCTGTGGCAGCGCGTGAATCCCCACTACGAGGAGGCGGCGATGGCGCTGGGGGCGAGGGGCTGGACGCTCTTCTGGCGCGTTACCCTGCCGATGATATCCCCGGCAATTTTTGCCTCGGCGATGCTCACCTTCGTGTTCTGCTTCCTGAGCTTCTCGATTCCCCTCATAATCGGCGGCTACCAGTACGCCACAATAGAGGTGGACATCTTCACCTCGATAATGGTGCTCCTCGACTTCAAGACCGGCTCAGCTTTGGCCATAATCCAGATACTCCTCAGCATGGGCTTCATGTATCTCTACCTGAGGGCGCTCGATGCCTACGCCAAGCGCGAGGAGCAGCGCGTATTTAGAAAGCCTCGTCCCTTCACGAGGCGCGACTGGCTGAGCCTCAAAGGACTGCTCGTTGGAGTCTACTCCCTAATCGTCTTCGTCTTCATAGTTTCTCCCCTCTTGGCGGTCATCTACGACTCCCTGCGCTTCAACGATGCCTGGAGCCTCGAATGGTACCGGAGAATATTCTCGACGGAGTACAATCCGATGTTCGGGGCAACGACGCTCGACGCGGTCAGAAACTCACTCACCTTCGGTCTGGCGACGATATTCCTATCTGTTCTCGTGGCACTTCCCATAGCCTACGCGCTTCACCGCTGGAACTTCAAGGGGAAGAGGCTCTTCGACGTCCTGGTGATGCTCCCGCTGGCGAGTTCGGCCATAACCCTCGGTCTGGGATACATAAGGGTCTTCCATACCACGCCCCTGTACTTCACCGCCTGGATAATAATAGCCGCCCACACGGTTATAGCCTACCCCTTCGTGCTCCGCGCCGTTTCCACCTCCCTGAAGAAGATAAGACCGAACCTCTGGGAGGCGGCGCTGAGCCTGGGAGCCAAAGAGTGGAAGGCCTTCCTGAGGGTGGAGCTTCCGCTGGCGCTCGGTGGGGTCATCGTCGGCGCGATATTCGCCTTCGCCATAAGCATAGCCGAGCTGGGAGCGACCTACATGCTGGCCAAACCGGAGTACACCACGATGACCGTGGCCATATACAAGTTTCTCGGGGCGAGGCAGTTCGGCTCAGCCTCGGCCCTGGCGGTTCTTCTTATGGCGGTCTCAACGCTCAGCTTCATGATAATCGAGAGGATAGGTGAGGAGGTATGGTGAGGGTAGAACTGAAGGGAGTCCTCAAGGAGTGGGAGGATTTTCGGCTTGAGATAAGCGAGCTCGATGTCAAGGACGGCGAGTTTCTCACGCTCCTCGGCCCGAGCGGCTGCGGAAAGACCACAACGCTCAGGATGATAGCGGGCTTTGAAAAGCCGGAGGGGGGAGAGATACTCTTCGACGGAAGGCGGGTGAACGATTTACCGCCCTACGAGCGCGGGATAGGCATAGTCTTCCAGGACTACGCGCTGTTTCCCCACATGACGGTCTTCAAGAACATCGCCTTCGGCCTTGAGATGAAGAGGCTTCCGAGGGCGGAAATCGAGAGGAGGGTAAGGTGGGCGCTTGAGCTTGTTGGGCTGGAGGGCCTCGAAAACCGCTACCCCGAGCAGCTGAGCGGCGGCCAGCAGCAACGCGTAGCTCTCGCGAGGGCCCTGGTCGTTGAGCCTGACGTCCTTCTCCTGGACGAGCCGTTAAGCAACCTCGACGCCAAGATAAGGGAGCGCCTCAGGGGGGAGATAAAGAGAATCCAGCGCGAGCTTGGAATAACGACGATATACGTCACACACGACCAGGAGGAGGCGATGGCGATAAGCGACAGGATAGCCGTCATGAACGTCGGCCACGTTGAGCAGGTGGGGAAACCTCTGGAGCTCTACTACCGCCCAGAGACCGAGTTCGTGGCGCGCTTTCTGGGTTTGAGCAACATACTGGAGCTTAAAGCCGAGAACGGTAGGGCCTGCCTCGGAGGGCTGTGCTTCGACGTCGGAAGAGAGGGGAGGGTGAGGGTCTTCTTCCGGCCCGAGAGTGTCTACATAAAACCCGGTGCCACCGCGGAGGTTCTCGACTACGAACTCCTGCCCGGCAGGATAAGGCT
Proteins encoded:
- a CDS encoding ABC transporter permease: MESRLSKLFLLIPLMFLVIFFYVPLVSILKTGLWENGLTLKHISAVLANDYHRRVILFTIGQAIASTLLTLALGLPGAYIFAKYDFPGKGTIKAVLTVPFVMPSVMVALGYILLFGKSGFITGLIGRDLGIIYSWKGILLAHAFYNFPIVIRMVSSLWQRVNPHYEEAAMALGARGWTLFWRVTLPMISPAIFASAMLTFVFCFLSFSIPLIIGGYQYATIEVDIFTSIMVLLDFKTGSALAIIQILLSMGFMYLYLRALDAYAKREEQRVFRKPRPFTRRDWLSLKGLLVGVYSLIVFVFIVSPLLAVIYDSLRFNDAWSLEWYRRIFSTEYNPMFGATTLDAVRNSLTFGLATIFLSVLVALPIAYALHRWNFKGKRLFDVLVMLPLASSAITLGLGYIRVFHTTPLYFTAWIIIAAHTVIAYPFVLRAVSTSLKKIRPNLWEAALSLGAKEWKAFLRVELPLALGGVIVGAIFAFAISIAELGATYMLAKPEYTTMTVAIYKFLGARQFGSASALAVLLMAVSTLSFMIIERIGEEVW
- a CDS encoding ABC transporter ATP-binding protein, with product MITAENLSKRFGKLVALDSVSVEIGKGFTLILGPNGGGKSTFLNLCAGLYRPSSGRIEVLGEAPWSNEGVKSRLGVSFDPPSLPKHRAGREWLDYIARFKGADESDVLESAEMFSVTGFLDRRIGEYSAGMLKRLSLAQAFIGKPELVLLDEPLANLDFKGIKEVSETLGKLANEGLNIVAVSHIWRPLIGFADEVVVIAAGKVVLKGSPKEVITQIEEI
- a CDS encoding ABC transporter ATP-binding protein, with the protein product MVRVELKGVLKEWEDFRLEISELDVKDGEFLTLLGPSGCGKTTTLRMIAGFEKPEGGEILFDGRRVNDLPPYERGIGIVFQDYALFPHMTVFKNIAFGLEMKRLPRAEIERRVRWALELVGLEGLENRYPEQLSGGQQQRVALARALVVEPDVLLLDEPLSNLDAKIRERLRGEIKRIQRELGITTIYVTHDQEEAMAISDRIAVMNVGHVEQVGKPLELYYRPETEFVARFLGLSNILELKAENGRACLGGLCFDVGREGRVRVFFRPESVYIKPGATAEVLDYELLPGRIRLRLGIGGEVILAERFLDELPFGVEAMPERVDVEVRSFSVLE
- a CDS encoding DmpA family aminopeptidase, whose product is MKAPELGIKIGLHPHGKRNSIADLGVKVGHSTIIEGDDIRTGVTVLLPPVKNPYRERLFASTFVMNGFSKPIGFVQVDELGYIETPIALTNTLSVYTVASAVVKHMIGLNPELRSVSPLVMECNDSYLNNIRKLAVGEEHYFEALGNAELDFEEGSVGAGTGMSAFEFKGGMGSSSRVVEIGGEEYTVASLVLANFGRREDLTIAGIPVGLELKDYPGRGTSGRGSISIVVATNAPLTARQLGRLGKRAVVGLARTGGYAYHGSGDVVLAFSTAQTVPLDKEAHLLSFLPDNTLSRLFRAAAEATEEAIINALLQARTIEGNGRVRYALPPEQVLRILKNYGMTGPGLISPQSE